A genomic segment from Nicotiana sylvestris chromosome 1, ASM39365v2, whole genome shotgun sequence encodes:
- the LOC104234820 gene encoding protein unc-13 homolog: MAPTTTTMTQHPRHANTIGEDVVSVDVDLVWPFENLDGLHRDDFRDAAYEIFFTACRSSPGFGGRTAVSYHNPSEGGDGSGSGAGSTSPGSPVKPSGVGMAVTSKVKTALGLKMLKRSRSRRASSFGGTPSSPGGGASPKVAFTVPQARARRPMTSAEIMRRQMRVSEQSDSRLRKTLMRTLVGQMGRRAETIILPLELLRHLKPSEFNDSHEYHQWQKRQLRILEAGLLLHPSIPIERSNTIAKRFREIIKAADTKAIDTGKNSETMRALCNSVVSLAWRTIDNSPTDICHWADGFPLNIHIYTALLTSVFDLKDDTMVLDEVDELLELMKKTWTILGINRSIHNLCFTWVLFEQYIVTGQVEPDLLGASMIMLSTEVANDAKKVDREPIYVKMLASVLTSMRQWSEKRLVNYHENFNRGSVGLMENNLPLLFSATKILEEDVPGYTSASFEKGEELTDDSAGDKVGNFIRSSMRNAFAKMLEEMSIDGASFELQEVSQTLIKLANETEELAAKEKEIFSPVLKKWHPVAAGIAAVALHSCYGTLLKQYLTGATLLTKETVLVLQRAGKLEKYLIQMVVEDSDECEDGGKAIVREMDPYEVDSIIMNLLRKWIQERLKKGKEIIMRAKETETWNPKSKSEPYAQSAVDLMRHAKEAVDNFFEIPMVISEDLVGDLADGFEHLFKEYVTFVTSCGSKQSYIPTLPPLTRCSQDSRFSKLWKMAICSVGAEDQNQHLNDEGNHPRLSTSRGTQRLYIRLNTLHYFLLQLHSLDKTLSLSSKIVPSPRSRHSKNRQIGSYSYFDHTRSAIQVAVQHVSEVAAYRLIFFDSHSVFYGSLYIRDVENTRIRPALRALKQNLTLLCAILTDRAQPLALKEVMKASFEAYLMVLLAGGSKRIFSRGDHQIIEEDFESLKRVFCTCGEGLIVEDVVDTEAETVEGVIALMGQSTEQLVEDFSIVACEASGMGVVGSGQKLPMPPTTGRWNRSDPNTILRVICHRNDKVANQFLKKTFQLAKRRPY, encoded by the exons ATGGCACCTACTACGACCACCATGACACAACATCCTCGCCATGCAAATACAATTGGCGAAGATGTCGTGTCCGTTGACGTTGACCTTGTTTGGCCATTTGAAAATCTTGACGGTCTTCACCGTGATGATTTTCGGGACGCGGCTTACGAGATATTCTTCACCGCATGTCGGTCATCGCCAGGGTTTGGAGGTAGGACGGCAGTCTCGTATCATAATCCGTCGGAAGGAGGAGATGGAAGCGGGTCCGGGGCTGGATCTACCAGTCCTGGATCACCGGTGAAGCCATCCGGGGTTGGGATGGCCGTGACCAGCAAGGTGAAAACGGCATTAGggttgaaaatgttgaagcggTCACGATCACGGAGAGCTAGTTCTTTTGGCGGCACACCGTCATCGCCTGGCGGCGGTGCGAGCCCAAAGGTGGCATTCACGGTGCCACAGGCGAGGGCACGGAGGCCGATGACGTCGGCTGAGATTATGAGGCGGCAGATGAGAGTATCAGAGCAAAGTGATAGTAGGCTACGTAAAACTCTTATGAGAACTCTTGTAGGCCAA ATGGGGAGACGAGCAGAGACAATTATCTTGCCATTAGAGTTATTACGCCACCTTAAACCATCTGAATTCAACGATTCTCACGAGTACCATCAATGGCAAAAACGTCAACTCAGAATCCTAGAAGCAGGACTTCTTCTTCACCCTTCTATCCCAATAGAAAGATCAAACACAATCGCAAAACGTTTCAGAGAAATTATTAAAGCTGCTGATACAAAGGCAATTGACACCGGCAAAAATTCAGAGACAATGAGAGCACTATGTAATTCAGTAGTATCTTTAGCCTGGAGAACAATTGATAATTCCCCTACTGATATTTGTCATTGGGCTGATGGATTTCCTTTAAATATCCACATTTATACAGCTCTTTTAACCTCTGTTTTCGATCTAAAAGACGATACTATGGTCCTCGATGAAGTTGATGAGCTTCTTGAATTGATGAAAAAAACATGGACAATTTTAGGTATTAATAGATCAATTCATAACTTGTGTTTTACTTGGGTGTTATTCGAACAATATATCGTAACGGGCCAAGTTGAACCTGATCTTCTTGGTGCATCAATGATTATGTTAAGTACTGAAGTTGCTAATGATGCTAAGAAAGTGGACAGAGAGCCTATTTATGTTAAGATGTTGGCAAGTGTTTTGACATCAATGAGACAATGGTCAGAGAAAAGATTGGTTAATTACCATGAAAATTTTAACAGAGGTAGTGTTGGATTAATGGAAAATAATCTTCCTCTCTTGTTTTCGGCCACGAAAATATTAGAGGAAGATGTTCCTGGATATACATCTGCTAGTTTTGAGAAAGGGGAAGAACTTACTGATGATTCAGCTggagataaagttggtaactttatTCGTTCATCTATGAGGAATGCATTCGCTAAG ATGTTGGAAGAAATGAGCATAGATGGTGCAAGTTTTGAGTTGCAAGAAGTGAGTCAAACACTGATTAAGTTAGCCAATGAAACTGAAGAATTAGCAGCTAAGGAGAAGGAAATATTTAGTCCTGTCCTTAAGAAATGGCATCCTGTTGCAGCAGGAATAGCAGCTGTGGCATTACATTCTTGCTATGGAACTTTGTTAAAGCAATACCTAACCGGCGCAACTTTGCTAACTAAAGAGACAGTGTTGGTATTGCAAAGGGCTGGAAAACTTGAAAAGTATTTAATCCAAATGGTTGTTGAGGATTCTGATGAATGTGAAGATGGAGGCAAAGCTATAGTTAGGGAAATGGATCCTTATGAAGTTGATTCAATTATAATGAATCTATTGAGAAAATGGATTCAAGAAAGGTTGAAGAAAGGGAAGGAGATTATTATGAGAGCAAAAGAAACTGAA ACATGGAATCCAAAATCCAAAAGTGAGCCATATGCACAATCAGCAGTCGATTTAATGAGACATGCCAAAGAAGCTGTTGACAATTTCTTTGAAATTCCAATGGTCATTTCAGAGGATTTAGTAGGTGATCTTGCTGATGGATTTGAACATCTATTCAAAGAATATGTTACCTTTGTCACATCATGTG GGTCAAAACAAAGTTATATTCCTACACTTCCTCCTCTAACAAGATGTAGTCAAGATTCAAGGTTTTCCAAACTGTGGAAGATGGCTATTTGCAGTGTAGGAGCAGAAGATCAAAACCAGCATTTAAATGATGAAGGCAATCATCCCCGCCTCTCAACAAGTCGCGGGACACAACGCCTATATATCAGGCTTAACACATTACATTACTTTCTTCTGCAACTCCATTCACTTGACAAAACACTATCACTCTCCTCAAAGATTGTCCCTTCTCCAAGAAGTCGTCACAGCAAGAATCGACAAATTGGAAGCTATTCCTATTTTGATCACACGCGTTCAGCCATCCAAGTAGCTGTACAACATGTATCAGAAGTTGCAGCTTATCgtctcattttcttcgattctcACTCTGTATTCTACGGTAGCCTCTACATCAGGGACGTTGAGAATACACGTATTCGACCAGCTTTAAGGGCACTTAAGCAAAACCTCACTCTTTTATGCGCGATTCTCACTGACAGGGCTCAACCATTGGCCTTAAAAGAAGTAATGAAGGCATCATTTGAGGCATATCTTATGGTTTTACTAGCAGGAGGAAGCAAAAGAATCTTTTCGAGGGGCGATCATCAGATAATAGAGGAAGATTTTGAGAGCTTAAAGAGGGTGTTTTGTACTTGTGGTGAAGGATTGATAGTTGAAGATGTTGTGGACACAGAAGCTGAGACAGTAGAAGGAGTAATAGCTTTAATGGGACAATCAACTGAACAATTAGTTGAAGATTTCAGCATTGTAGCTTGTGAAGCTAGTGGAATGGGAGTTGTGGGGTCAGGACAGAAACTACCTATGCCTCCAACAACAGGAAGATGGAACAGATCAGATCCTAATACAATCTTGAGGGTAATTTGTCATAGAAATGATAAAGTTGCTAATCAATTCTTGAAAAAAACATTCCAATTAGCAAAGAGAAGGCCATATTGA
- the LOC104243171 gene encoding uncharacterized protein, translating to MENRPVDVPESHFKDLFNYWNSDPHKEKKKEISDTSDTVSSKDMFVATRKRKLGRVYKSSYDNTISKIAEIERIQSTQESEDVSHSIDAFASVMGPEHPRSREIVWTRGYQDCVKRAKRESWIF from the exons ATGGAGAATAGACCAGTAGATGTTCCAGAATCTCACTTTAAGGATCTTTTTAACTATTGGAACTCCGATCCTCACAAG gaaaaaaagaaggaaatctCTGATACTTCAGATACTGTATCAAGTAAGGACATGTTTGTGgctacaagaaaaagaaaacttggCCGAGTATACAAAAGCTCATATGACAATACGATTAGTAAAATT GCTGAAATAGAGAGAATACAATCTACTCAGGAAAGTGAAGATGTCAGTCATTCAATTGACGCTTTTGCATCAGTCATGGGACCTGAACATCCAAGGTCGCGTGAGATTGTATGGACGAGGGGTTACCAAGACTGTGTTAAAAGGGCAAAAAGGGAATCTTGGATCTTCTGA